The following proteins are co-located in the Eleginops maclovinus isolate JMC-PN-2008 ecotype Puerto Natales chromosome 1, JC_Emac_rtc_rv5, whole genome shotgun sequence genome:
- the tbc1d22b gene encoding TBC1 domain family member 22B isoform X1, whose protein sequence is MATENRINFWRRNAKVPGSVQPVYGAQHPPLDPRLRRTYPKDTKPKFNNLKSKKASSFHEFARSTNDAWDIDEEEDEDFLSTPAPTLSSPSGLHSTSTQTQQQQQIQADDTETGVSDRLSPPSTEALDFKDVQEEDAEYWEHVNGKVVKSSSDAHLNTPSVRSTLQKQQSLPVRPIIPLVARMSDQNASGAPPMTVREKSRLDKFKQLLASPNTDLEELRKHSWSGIPREVRPITWRLLSGYLPANKERRELVMKRKRDEYFGFIEQYYQSRTDEHYKDTYRQVSLHLLLLKDPKHKHTAAFIILVTSPHVSSCQIHIDIPRTNPLIPLFQQPAVQEVFERILFIWAIRHPASGYVQGINDLVTPFFVVFLSEFVTEDVENFEVAALPMDTQRNIEADSFWCMSKLLDGIQDNYTFAQPGIQNKVKALEELVSRIDGDIHNHFKRYEVEYLQFAFRWMNNLLMRELPLRCTIRLWDTYQAEAEGFTHFHLYVCSAFLIEWRKEILSMVDFQGLLMLLQNLPTIHWGNEEVGLLLAEAYRLKYMFADAPSHYKR, encoded by the exons ATGGCCACCGAGAACAGGATCAATTTTTGGAGGAGAAACGCAAAGGTTCCTGGGAG TGTACAACCAGTTTATGGAGCACAGCACCCCCCTCTCGACCCACGATTGCGTCGCAC ATATCCCAAAGACACAAAGCCCAAGTTCAACAATCTTAAGTCTAAAAAGGCCTCTAGCTTCCACGAGTTTGCTCGCAGCACCAATGATGCTTGGGACATCGAcgaagaggaggacgaggatTTCCTCAGCACCCCTGCTCCAACTTTAAGCTCACCATCAGGCCTTCACTCCACATCCACACAGACCCAG cagcagcagcagattcaAGCTGATGACACAGAAACGGGGGTGTCTGACAGACTGTCACCCCCCAGCACAGAAGCTCTAGACTTCAAGGATGTGCAGGAGGAAGATGCAGAGTACTGGGAGCATGTCAACGGCAAGGTTGTCAAGTCTAGCAGCGACGCCCACCTCAACACACCCTCAG TCCGCTCCACCCTGCAGAAGCAGCAGTCTCTCCCAGTCCGTCCCATCATCCCACTGGTGGCTCGCATGTCGGACCAGAACGCGTCGGGGGCCCCACCAATGACGGTGCGGGAGAAGAGCCGGCTGGACAAATTCAAGCAGCTGCTGGCGAGTCCCAACACTGACCTAG AGGAACTCCGGAAGCACAGCTGGTCGGGCATTCCCAGAGAAGTCCGGCCGATCACATGGAGACTCCTCTCT GGCTACCTGCCGGCCAACAAAGAGCGCAGAGAGctggtgatgaagaggaagagagatgaaTACTTTGGCTTCATAGAGCAGTATTACCAATCCAGAACAGACGAGCACTATAAAGACACTTACAGACAGGTATCACTGCACTTACTACTGCTCAAAGAccctaaacacaaacacacagctgcttttaTTATCTTAGTAACATCTCCACATGTTTCTTCCTGTCAGATCCACATCGATATTCCAAGAACCAACCCTCTGATTCCCCTGTTCCAGCAGCCGGCAGTACAAGAG gtgtttgAGCGTATTCTCTTCATCTGGGCCATCCGGCACCCAGCCAGCGGCTACGTCCAGGGGATCAATGATCTGGTCACTCCCTTCTTTGTGGTCTTCCTCTCCGAGTTTGTCA CAGAAGACGTGGAGAACTTCGAGGTGGCTGCGCTGCCTATGGACACCCAGAGAAACATCGAGGCTGACAGCTTCTGGTGCATGAGCAAGCTGCTGGATGGAATACAG GACAACTACACCTTTGCTCAGCCTGGAATCCAGAACAAAGTGAAAGCTTTGGAGGAGCTGGTCAGCAGGATAGATG gggaCATTCACAATCATTTCAAGAGGTACGAGGTGGAGTACCTGCAGTTTGCTTTCAGGTGGATGAATAATCTACTGATGAGGGAGCTGCCGCTGCGTTGCACTATTCGTCTCTGGGACACCTACCAG GCTGAAGCAGAGGGTTTCACACACTTCCACCTGTACGTCTGTTCTGCCTTCCTCATCGAGTGGCGCAAAGAAATCCTTTCCATGGTGGACTTTCAG GGCCTTCTTATGCTACTGCAGAACCTTCCCACAATCCATTGGGGCAACGAGGAAGTGGGCCTCCTCCTGGCTGAAGCTTATAGACTGAAGTACATGTTTGCAGACGCACCCAGCCACTACAAGAGATAG
- the tbc1d22b gene encoding TBC1 domain family member 22B isoform X4, protein MATENRINFWRRNAKVPGSVQPVYGAQHPPLDPRLRRTYPKDTKPKFNNLKSKKASSFHEFARSTNDAWDIDEEEDEDFLSTPAPTLSSPSGLHSTSTQTQQQQQIQADDTETGVSDRLSPPSTEALDFKDVQEEDAEYWEHVNGKVVKSSSDAHLNTPSVRSTLQKQQSLPVRPIIPLVARMSDQNASGAPPMTVREKSRLDKFKQLLASPNTDLEELRKHSWSGIPREVRPITWRLLSGYLPANKERRELVMKRKRDEYFGFIEQYYQSRTDEHYKDTYRQIHIDIPRTNPLIPLFQQPAVQEVFERILFIWAIRHPASGYVQGINDLVTPFFVVFLSEFVTEDVENFEVAALPMDTQRNIEADSFWCMSKLLDGIQDNYTFAQPGIQNKVKALEELVSRIDGDIHNHFKRYEVEYLQFAFRWMNNLLMRELPLRCTIRLWDTYQAEAEGFTHFHLYVCSAFLIEWRKEILSMVDFQGLLMLLQNLPTIHWGNEEVGLLLAEAYRLKYMFADAPSHYKR, encoded by the exons ATGGCCACCGAGAACAGGATCAATTTTTGGAGGAGAAACGCAAAGGTTCCTGGGAG TGTACAACCAGTTTATGGAGCACAGCACCCCCCTCTCGACCCACGATTGCGTCGCAC ATATCCCAAAGACACAAAGCCCAAGTTCAACAATCTTAAGTCTAAAAAGGCCTCTAGCTTCCACGAGTTTGCTCGCAGCACCAATGATGCTTGGGACATCGAcgaagaggaggacgaggatTTCCTCAGCACCCCTGCTCCAACTTTAAGCTCACCATCAGGCCTTCACTCCACATCCACACAGACCCAG cagcagcagcagattcaAGCTGATGACACAGAAACGGGGGTGTCTGACAGACTGTCACCCCCCAGCACAGAAGCTCTAGACTTCAAGGATGTGCAGGAGGAAGATGCAGAGTACTGGGAGCATGTCAACGGCAAGGTTGTCAAGTCTAGCAGCGACGCCCACCTCAACACACCCTCAG TCCGCTCCACCCTGCAGAAGCAGCAGTCTCTCCCAGTCCGTCCCATCATCCCACTGGTGGCTCGCATGTCGGACCAGAACGCGTCGGGGGCCCCACCAATGACGGTGCGGGAGAAGAGCCGGCTGGACAAATTCAAGCAGCTGCTGGCGAGTCCCAACACTGACCTAG AGGAACTCCGGAAGCACAGCTGGTCGGGCATTCCCAGAGAAGTCCGGCCGATCACATGGAGACTCCTCTCT GGCTACCTGCCGGCCAACAAAGAGCGCAGAGAGctggtgatgaagaggaagagagatgaaTACTTTGGCTTCATAGAGCAGTATTACCAATCCAGAACAGACGAGCACTATAAAGACACTTACAGACAG ATCCACATCGATATTCCAAGAACCAACCCTCTGATTCCCCTGTTCCAGCAGCCGGCAGTACAAGAG gtgtttgAGCGTATTCTCTTCATCTGGGCCATCCGGCACCCAGCCAGCGGCTACGTCCAGGGGATCAATGATCTGGTCACTCCCTTCTTTGTGGTCTTCCTCTCCGAGTTTGTCA CAGAAGACGTGGAGAACTTCGAGGTGGCTGCGCTGCCTATGGACACCCAGAGAAACATCGAGGCTGACAGCTTCTGGTGCATGAGCAAGCTGCTGGATGGAATACAG GACAACTACACCTTTGCTCAGCCTGGAATCCAGAACAAAGTGAAAGCTTTGGAGGAGCTGGTCAGCAGGATAGATG gggaCATTCACAATCATTTCAAGAGGTACGAGGTGGAGTACCTGCAGTTTGCTTTCAGGTGGATGAATAATCTACTGATGAGGGAGCTGCCGCTGCGTTGCACTATTCGTCTCTGGGACACCTACCAG GCTGAAGCAGAGGGTTTCACACACTTCCACCTGTACGTCTGTTCTGCCTTCCTCATCGAGTGGCGCAAAGAAATCCTTTCCATGGTGGACTTTCAG GGCCTTCTTATGCTACTGCAGAACCTTCCCACAATCCATTGGGGCAACGAGGAAGTGGGCCTCCTCCTGGCTGAAGCTTATAGACTGAAGTACATGTTTGCAGACGCACCCAGCCACTACAAGAGATAG
- the tbc1d22b gene encoding TBC1 domain family member 22B isoform X5: MATENRINFWRRNAKVPGSVQPVYGAQHPPLDPRLRRTYPKDTKPKFNNLKSKKASSFHEFARSTNDAWDIDEEEDEDFLSTPAPTLSSPSGLHSTSTQTQQQQQIQADDTETGVSDRLSPPSTEALDFKDVQEEDAEYWEHVNGKVVKSSSDAHLNTPSVRSTLQKQQSLPVRPIIPLVARMSDQNASGAPPMTVREKSRLDKFKQLLASPNTDLEELRKHSWSGIPREVRPITWRLLSGYLPANKERRELVMKRKRDEYFGFIEQYYQSRTDEHYKDTYRQIHIDIPRTNPLIPLFQQPAVQEVFERILFIWAIRHPASGYVQGINDLVTPFFVVFLSEFVKDVENFEVAALPMDTQRNIEADSFWCMSKLLDGIQDNYTFAQPGIQNKVKALEELVSRIDGDIHNHFKRYEVEYLQFAFRWMNNLLMRELPLRCTIRLWDTYQAEAEGFTHFHLYVCSAFLIEWRKEILSMVDFQGLLMLLQNLPTIHWGNEEVGLLLAEAYRLKYMFADAPSHYKR; encoded by the exons ATGGCCACCGAGAACAGGATCAATTTTTGGAGGAGAAACGCAAAGGTTCCTGGGAG TGTACAACCAGTTTATGGAGCACAGCACCCCCCTCTCGACCCACGATTGCGTCGCAC ATATCCCAAAGACACAAAGCCCAAGTTCAACAATCTTAAGTCTAAAAAGGCCTCTAGCTTCCACGAGTTTGCTCGCAGCACCAATGATGCTTGGGACATCGAcgaagaggaggacgaggatTTCCTCAGCACCCCTGCTCCAACTTTAAGCTCACCATCAGGCCTTCACTCCACATCCACACAGACCCAG cagcagcagcagattcaAGCTGATGACACAGAAACGGGGGTGTCTGACAGACTGTCACCCCCCAGCACAGAAGCTCTAGACTTCAAGGATGTGCAGGAGGAAGATGCAGAGTACTGGGAGCATGTCAACGGCAAGGTTGTCAAGTCTAGCAGCGACGCCCACCTCAACACACCCTCAG TCCGCTCCACCCTGCAGAAGCAGCAGTCTCTCCCAGTCCGTCCCATCATCCCACTGGTGGCTCGCATGTCGGACCAGAACGCGTCGGGGGCCCCACCAATGACGGTGCGGGAGAAGAGCCGGCTGGACAAATTCAAGCAGCTGCTGGCGAGTCCCAACACTGACCTAG AGGAACTCCGGAAGCACAGCTGGTCGGGCATTCCCAGAGAAGTCCGGCCGATCACATGGAGACTCCTCTCT GGCTACCTGCCGGCCAACAAAGAGCGCAGAGAGctggtgatgaagaggaagagagatgaaTACTTTGGCTTCATAGAGCAGTATTACCAATCCAGAACAGACGAGCACTATAAAGACACTTACAGACAG ATCCACATCGATATTCCAAGAACCAACCCTCTGATTCCCCTGTTCCAGCAGCCGGCAGTACAAGAG gtgtttgAGCGTATTCTCTTCATCTGGGCCATCCGGCACCCAGCCAGCGGCTACGTCCAGGGGATCAATGATCTGGTCACTCCCTTCTTTGTGGTCTTCCTCTCCGAGTTTGTCA AAGACGTGGAGAACTTCGAGGTGGCTGCGCTGCCTATGGACACCCAGAGAAACATCGAGGCTGACAGCTTCTGGTGCATGAGCAAGCTGCTGGATGGAATACAG GACAACTACACCTTTGCTCAGCCTGGAATCCAGAACAAAGTGAAAGCTTTGGAGGAGCTGGTCAGCAGGATAGATG gggaCATTCACAATCATTTCAAGAGGTACGAGGTGGAGTACCTGCAGTTTGCTTTCAGGTGGATGAATAATCTACTGATGAGGGAGCTGCCGCTGCGTTGCACTATTCGTCTCTGGGACACCTACCAG GCTGAAGCAGAGGGTTTCACACACTTCCACCTGTACGTCTGTTCTGCCTTCCTCATCGAGTGGCGCAAAGAAATCCTTTCCATGGTGGACTTTCAG GGCCTTCTTATGCTACTGCAGAACCTTCCCACAATCCATTGGGGCAACGAGGAAGTGGGCCTCCTCCTGGCTGAAGCTTATAGACTGAAGTACATGTTTGCAGACGCACCCAGCCACTACAAGAGATAG
- the tbc1d22b gene encoding TBC1 domain family member 22B isoform X3, whose protein sequence is MATENRINFWRRNAKVPGRYPKDTKPKFNNLKSKKASSFHEFARSTNDAWDIDEEEDEDFLSTPAPTLSSPSGLHSTSTQTQQQQQIQADDTETGVSDRLSPPSTEALDFKDVQEEDAEYWEHVNGKVVKSSSDAHLNTPSVRSTLQKQQSLPVRPIIPLVARMSDQNASGAPPMTVREKSRLDKFKQLLASPNTDLEELRKHSWSGIPREVRPITWRLLSGYLPANKERRELVMKRKRDEYFGFIEQYYQSRTDEHYKDTYRQVSLHLLLLKDPKHKHTAAFIILVTSPHVSSCQIHIDIPRTNPLIPLFQQPAVQEVFERILFIWAIRHPASGYVQGINDLVTPFFVVFLSEFVTEDVENFEVAALPMDTQRNIEADSFWCMSKLLDGIQDNYTFAQPGIQNKVKALEELVSRIDGDIHNHFKRYEVEYLQFAFRWMNNLLMRELPLRCTIRLWDTYQAEAEGFTHFHLYVCSAFLIEWRKEILSMVDFQGLLMLLQNLPTIHWGNEEVGLLLAEAYRLKYMFADAPSHYKR, encoded by the exons ATGGCCACCGAGAACAGGATCAATTTTTGGAGGAGAAACGCAAAGGTTCCTGGGAG ATATCCCAAAGACACAAAGCCCAAGTTCAACAATCTTAAGTCTAAAAAGGCCTCTAGCTTCCACGAGTTTGCTCGCAGCACCAATGATGCTTGGGACATCGAcgaagaggaggacgaggatTTCCTCAGCACCCCTGCTCCAACTTTAAGCTCACCATCAGGCCTTCACTCCACATCCACACAGACCCAG cagcagcagcagattcaAGCTGATGACACAGAAACGGGGGTGTCTGACAGACTGTCACCCCCCAGCACAGAAGCTCTAGACTTCAAGGATGTGCAGGAGGAAGATGCAGAGTACTGGGAGCATGTCAACGGCAAGGTTGTCAAGTCTAGCAGCGACGCCCACCTCAACACACCCTCAG TCCGCTCCACCCTGCAGAAGCAGCAGTCTCTCCCAGTCCGTCCCATCATCCCACTGGTGGCTCGCATGTCGGACCAGAACGCGTCGGGGGCCCCACCAATGACGGTGCGGGAGAAGAGCCGGCTGGACAAATTCAAGCAGCTGCTGGCGAGTCCCAACACTGACCTAG AGGAACTCCGGAAGCACAGCTGGTCGGGCATTCCCAGAGAAGTCCGGCCGATCACATGGAGACTCCTCTCT GGCTACCTGCCGGCCAACAAAGAGCGCAGAGAGctggtgatgaagaggaagagagatgaaTACTTTGGCTTCATAGAGCAGTATTACCAATCCAGAACAGACGAGCACTATAAAGACACTTACAGACAGGTATCACTGCACTTACTACTGCTCAAAGAccctaaacacaaacacacagctgcttttaTTATCTTAGTAACATCTCCACATGTTTCTTCCTGTCAGATCCACATCGATATTCCAAGAACCAACCCTCTGATTCCCCTGTTCCAGCAGCCGGCAGTACAAGAG gtgtttgAGCGTATTCTCTTCATCTGGGCCATCCGGCACCCAGCCAGCGGCTACGTCCAGGGGATCAATGATCTGGTCACTCCCTTCTTTGTGGTCTTCCTCTCCGAGTTTGTCA CAGAAGACGTGGAGAACTTCGAGGTGGCTGCGCTGCCTATGGACACCCAGAGAAACATCGAGGCTGACAGCTTCTGGTGCATGAGCAAGCTGCTGGATGGAATACAG GACAACTACACCTTTGCTCAGCCTGGAATCCAGAACAAAGTGAAAGCTTTGGAGGAGCTGGTCAGCAGGATAGATG gggaCATTCACAATCATTTCAAGAGGTACGAGGTGGAGTACCTGCAGTTTGCTTTCAGGTGGATGAATAATCTACTGATGAGGGAGCTGCCGCTGCGTTGCACTATTCGTCTCTGGGACACCTACCAG GCTGAAGCAGAGGGTTTCACACACTTCCACCTGTACGTCTGTTCTGCCTTCCTCATCGAGTGGCGCAAAGAAATCCTTTCCATGGTGGACTTTCAG GGCCTTCTTATGCTACTGCAGAACCTTCCCACAATCCATTGGGGCAACGAGGAAGTGGGCCTCCTCCTGGCTGAAGCTTATAGACTGAAGTACATGTTTGCAGACGCACCCAGCCACTACAAGAGATAG
- the tbc1d22b gene encoding TBC1 domain family member 22B isoform X2, which produces MATENRINFWRRNAKVPGSVQPVYGAQHPPLDPRLRRTYPKDTKPKFNNLKSKKASSFHEFARSTNDAWDIDEEEDEDFLSTPAPTLSSPSGLHSTSTQTQQQQIQADDTETGVSDRLSPPSTEALDFKDVQEEDAEYWEHVNGKVVKSSSDAHLNTPSVRSTLQKQQSLPVRPIIPLVARMSDQNASGAPPMTVREKSRLDKFKQLLASPNTDLEELRKHSWSGIPREVRPITWRLLSGYLPANKERRELVMKRKRDEYFGFIEQYYQSRTDEHYKDTYRQVSLHLLLLKDPKHKHTAAFIILVTSPHVSSCQIHIDIPRTNPLIPLFQQPAVQEVFERILFIWAIRHPASGYVQGINDLVTPFFVVFLSEFVTEDVENFEVAALPMDTQRNIEADSFWCMSKLLDGIQDNYTFAQPGIQNKVKALEELVSRIDGDIHNHFKRYEVEYLQFAFRWMNNLLMRELPLRCTIRLWDTYQAEAEGFTHFHLYVCSAFLIEWRKEILSMVDFQGLLMLLQNLPTIHWGNEEVGLLLAEAYRLKYMFADAPSHYKR; this is translated from the exons ATGGCCACCGAGAACAGGATCAATTTTTGGAGGAGAAACGCAAAGGTTCCTGGGAG TGTACAACCAGTTTATGGAGCACAGCACCCCCCTCTCGACCCACGATTGCGTCGCAC ATATCCCAAAGACACAAAGCCCAAGTTCAACAATCTTAAGTCTAAAAAGGCCTCTAGCTTCCACGAGTTTGCTCGCAGCACCAATGATGCTTGGGACATCGAcgaagaggaggacgaggatTTCCTCAGCACCCCTGCTCCAACTTTAAGCTCACCATCAGGCCTTCACTCCACATCCACACAGACCCAG cagcagcagattcaAGCTGATGACACAGAAACGGGGGTGTCTGACAGACTGTCACCCCCCAGCACAGAAGCTCTAGACTTCAAGGATGTGCAGGAGGAAGATGCAGAGTACTGGGAGCATGTCAACGGCAAGGTTGTCAAGTCTAGCAGCGACGCCCACCTCAACACACCCTCAG TCCGCTCCACCCTGCAGAAGCAGCAGTCTCTCCCAGTCCGTCCCATCATCCCACTGGTGGCTCGCATGTCGGACCAGAACGCGTCGGGGGCCCCACCAATGACGGTGCGGGAGAAGAGCCGGCTGGACAAATTCAAGCAGCTGCTGGCGAGTCCCAACACTGACCTAG AGGAACTCCGGAAGCACAGCTGGTCGGGCATTCCCAGAGAAGTCCGGCCGATCACATGGAGACTCCTCTCT GGCTACCTGCCGGCCAACAAAGAGCGCAGAGAGctggtgatgaagaggaagagagatgaaTACTTTGGCTTCATAGAGCAGTATTACCAATCCAGAACAGACGAGCACTATAAAGACACTTACAGACAGGTATCACTGCACTTACTACTGCTCAAAGAccctaaacacaaacacacagctgcttttaTTATCTTAGTAACATCTCCACATGTTTCTTCCTGTCAGATCCACATCGATATTCCAAGAACCAACCCTCTGATTCCCCTGTTCCAGCAGCCGGCAGTACAAGAG gtgtttgAGCGTATTCTCTTCATCTGGGCCATCCGGCACCCAGCCAGCGGCTACGTCCAGGGGATCAATGATCTGGTCACTCCCTTCTTTGTGGTCTTCCTCTCCGAGTTTGTCA CAGAAGACGTGGAGAACTTCGAGGTGGCTGCGCTGCCTATGGACACCCAGAGAAACATCGAGGCTGACAGCTTCTGGTGCATGAGCAAGCTGCTGGATGGAATACAG GACAACTACACCTTTGCTCAGCCTGGAATCCAGAACAAAGTGAAAGCTTTGGAGGAGCTGGTCAGCAGGATAGATG gggaCATTCACAATCATTTCAAGAGGTACGAGGTGGAGTACCTGCAGTTTGCTTTCAGGTGGATGAATAATCTACTGATGAGGGAGCTGCCGCTGCGTTGCACTATTCGTCTCTGGGACACCTACCAG GCTGAAGCAGAGGGTTTCACACACTTCCACCTGTACGTCTGTTCTGCCTTCCTCATCGAGTGGCGCAAAGAAATCCTTTCCATGGTGGACTTTCAG GGCCTTCTTATGCTACTGCAGAACCTTCCCACAATCCATTGGGGCAACGAGGAAGTGGGCCTCCTCCTGGCTGAAGCTTATAGACTGAAGTACATGTTTGCAGACGCACCCAGCCACTACAAGAGATAG